In Propionispora vibrioides, a single genomic region encodes these proteins:
- a CDS encoding phage virion morphogenesis protein, translated as MGLTLSDDFAELKKDLAALSDIDPEGLNKKIGEVLVSSTKQRFEDENAPDGTDWPKSIRAASSGGQTLSDKGHLKNSFSYQASSENVEMGTNIKHAHVHQDGMEIKRKTAKYLRFQINGGWVKKKKVVIPKRPFLGISDDDMEEIDGTIVDHLEGRLP; from the coding sequence GTGGGCCTGACCTTGAGCGATGATTTTGCCGAATTGAAAAAAGACCTGGCGGCGCTTTCCGATATAGACCCGGAGGGTCTGAATAAAAAAATAGGCGAAGTCCTGGTGTCCTCAACCAAGCAGCGTTTTGAGGATGAAAATGCCCCGGATGGAACAGACTGGCCCAAATCCATCCGGGCCGCGTCCAGCGGCGGGCAAACCTTATCTGACAAAGGCCACCTGAAAAACTCTTTCAGCTACCAGGCCAGTTCTGAGAATGTCGAAATGGGCACCAATATCAAGCACGCCCATGTCCATCAAGACGGCATGGAAATCAAGCGGAAAACAGCCAAGTACCTTCGTTTCCAAATTAACGGCGGCTGGGTAAAAAAGAAAAAAGTCGTCATTCCCAAACGACCGTTTTTAGGCATTAGTGATGATGACATGGAAGAAATCGACGGCACCATTGTTGACCATTTAGAAGGGAGATTGCCATGA
- a CDS encoding phage tail sheath subtilisin-like domain-containing protein gives MPGGTWSVTELPVLPGLFLNFQAAALAAIQTGARGTVILPVKAHWGPVGSFETITSENDLLNKYAAAEDKDGSTVYNTVRMTLLGGANKILAYRLADTNAKPASLILKDTSTTPADAVKLTAKYPGARGNAFRVTVQANITDNTKQDLKLYEDATLLRTFTFPAGQIADAITTINNDAANVWIVAEKIDDSGTLAAVSSQALTGGNSGIAGITAADYTKAMNAFETQTFNIMSLDGITDPAIQTSVTSWTVRMRNQGKVMITVMGGPAADDVAADAVQKAIARTAGFNHEGIVNVGTGTVLDGVTYSSAQVAPYVAGLIAGQKLSESTTYAASPFDDVTRRWTRTEMEDAVRNGVFIFFHDGRIVKPLRGINSLITLRQGQNNSFKKIRAIRVQDAINSDLQTAAEDNYIGKINNTEEGRLALIAACKQYMEVLTQGGVIEATGWDVYLNPAYYGASATITPEPDQVFMNWTARLTDVIEQIFGTFLVQ, from the coding sequence ATGCCTGGAGGAACATGGTCCGTTACTGAATTGCCGGTACTGCCTGGTTTATTTCTCAACTTTCAGGCGGCAGCGCTGGCTGCCATTCAAACCGGCGCGCGCGGCACCGTCATTTTGCCGGTCAAGGCGCACTGGGGGCCGGTCGGCAGCTTTGAAACCATCACCAGTGAAAACGACTTGTTGAACAAGTATGCCGCAGCCGAAGATAAAGACGGTTCAACCGTATACAATACCGTACGCATGACATTACTCGGCGGCGCAAACAAAATTCTGGCTTACCGTCTGGCGGATACCAATGCCAAACCGGCCTCCCTCATTCTCAAAGATACCAGCACCACACCGGCTGACGCAGTTAAGCTGACGGCAAAATACCCCGGCGCACGCGGTAACGCCTTCCGGGTAACAGTGCAGGCCAACATTACGGACAATACCAAACAAGACCTGAAACTGTACGAAGATGCCACTTTGTTAAGAACCTTCACCTTTCCCGCCGGACAGATAGCGGACGCGATCACCACAATTAACAATGATGCGGCCAATGTATGGATTGTCGCGGAAAAGATCGACGACAGCGGCACGCTGGCCGCCGTATCCAGCCAGGCATTGACTGGGGGCAATAGCGGCATTGCCGGAATTACGGCAGCCGACTATACCAAAGCCATGAATGCCTTTGAAACGCAAACCTTTAACATCATGAGCCTGGACGGGATTACGGACCCGGCCATTCAAACCAGTGTAACTTCTTGGACGGTGCGCATGCGCAACCAGGGCAAAGTCATGATTACAGTCATGGGCGGACCGGCAGCCGACGATGTAGCAGCCGACGCGGTACAAAAAGCCATTGCCAGAACAGCAGGCTTTAACCACGAAGGCATTGTCAACGTAGGCACCGGCACGGTACTGGACGGCGTAACCTATTCCAGCGCCCAAGTTGCTCCCTACGTGGCCGGGTTGATTGCCGGGCAAAAATTGTCCGAGTCGACCACTTATGCAGCATCGCCGTTTGACGATGTAACCCGGCGCTGGACGCGAACCGAAATGGAAGATGCGGTCAGAAACGGCGTGTTTATCTTCTTCCATGACGGCAGAATTGTGAAACCCTTACGCGGCATTAACTCCCTCATTACCCTGCGGCAGGGACAAAATAATTCCTTTAAGAAAATCAGGGCCATTCGTGTTCAAGACGCGATCAACAGCGACCTGCAAACGGCTGCCGAGGACAATTATATCGGTAAAATCAACAACACCGAGGAAGGCCGCCTAGCGCTCATTGCCGCCTGCAAACAATACATGGAAGTACTTACCCAGGGCGGCGTCATTGAGGCGACCGGCTGGGACGTGTATCTGAATCCGGCCTATTACGGCGCCAGCGCCACCATTACGCCGGAACCGGACCAGGTATTCATGAATTGGACGGCCCGTTTAACGGACGTCATCGAGCAAATATTCGGCACCTTCCTGGTGCAATAA
- a CDS encoding phage tail tube protein encodes MAGFDSANVINGHYGSIYHEGSWMTNFNKASAKVDIQKAELKLSGDRWVRHKVLSLKGTGSISGYKVTSELIQFNAPVANNRNKSVRTELIYKLDDPEALGMERIRLMNVMFDSINLADWEAGKEVSEEWPFTFEGFELLDPIEE; translated from the coding sequence ATGGCGGGATTTGATAGCGCGAATGTCATCAACGGCCACTATGGTTCCATCTATCATGAAGGTTCCTGGATGACCAATTTTAATAAAGCCAGTGCGAAAGTGGATATACAAAAGGCTGAACTGAAGCTGTCCGGCGACCGCTGGGTGCGGCATAAAGTTCTTTCCCTCAAAGGGACCGGCAGCATATCCGGCTACAAAGTAACCAGTGAACTAATTCAATTCAATGCGCCGGTGGCCAACAACCGCAACAAGTCGGTACGAACGGAACTGATTTATAAGCTGGACGACCCCGAAGCGCTGGGAATGGAACGTATTCGGCTAATGAATGTCATGTTTGACTCGATTAATCTGGCCGACTGGGAAGCCGGGAAAGAAGTTAGCGAAGAATGGCCCTTCACTTTTGAAGGCTTTGAACTCTTAGACCCGATTGAAGAGTAA
- a CDS encoding phage tail assembly chaperone, which produces MANEEKVNEENSLLELTDEEILQKLLEVDSVPERTVSLKRLGIPVTLKALTGKQIYNIRERSMITVKTKRGRSRELDDEAFNCGLIAAATVKPNWGDAKLLSKFRASGPEEVVKRLLLGGEVAQLSDLVLEISEFNTELEEIKN; this is translated from the coding sequence ATGGCAAACGAAGAAAAGGTAAACGAGGAAAACTCCCTGCTTGAACTGACCGACGAAGAGATATTACAAAAATTGCTGGAAGTGGACAGCGTGCCTGAACGCACGGTATCCCTGAAACGGCTGGGTATTCCGGTCACGCTCAAAGCCCTGACCGGCAAACAGATTTATAACATCCGTGAACGCAGCATGATTACGGTCAAGACCAAGCGTGGCCGTTCCAGGGAACTGGATGATGAAGCCTTTAACTGCGGCCTGATTGCTGCAGCCACCGTTAAACCAAACTGGGGAGACGCCAAACTTTTAAGTAAGTTCCGTGCTTCCGGCCCGGAAGAAGTGGTCAAACGCCTTTTGCTTGGCGGAGAGGTTGCGCAATTAAGCGACCTGGTGCTGGAAATCTCTGAATTTAACACGGAACTGGAAGAAATAAAAAACTAA
- a CDS encoding phage tail tape measure protein: MAAEGRFYRLSILVDLQDRMQSAMEKVTGTAERFEQRLKNTARAAQMLDRQKIAPVLEGRDRLTTRLKTVASSLRSLTTTAWTVTLRAKDEVSRITNKIGSALSSPLGMLGMGAATVGAGGLMLNSADKAMDFEAQLSSIKALTGATSEEMERLRALSLKLGADTKYSALEAAQGFEELLKAGLSVGQVENGGAEAALNLATAGALDLAEAAEIMSTAMNAYKSDNLSAAQAANILAGTANASATGVSELKFSLAAVSAVASGVGMSFQDVNVALGLFANNGLKGSDAGTSLKTMLMNLIPDTKKAITEFERLGLMTEQGTSAFFNQEGHLKSLSEISELLQKSMAGMTDEERLLSMQTMFGSDAIRAANILYKEGADGVRKFTDEMLKVTALDVAREKMNNAKGAIEQLAGSFETAQIRVMTPFLPLVTRIANGIGDSIDSATDALVSRAEEVAGQIGGFLDELASDEKFQAMDWGDKIVYVLDRMIAAVDTWSSGPGGEQLGKVMTKLAEIGMRSWMAALGGMMKGSLNSLLSGNITGAVGLALGANFLGAGSLIKGGYGLAKGMLGRGTAAGEAAATTTSGGLWSRMKDVWSTGKQLTGIDRAYAGYRTSGIFGGAAEAASPGLLGRASAQGWNLLGGAMRLAKTPLGGFLTKAAVPLGMALDALGVAQSDNKVQAAGGMAGRWAGAFAGGKAGAAGGAALGTLIAPGIGTAAGGILGGIGGSVAGFFAGGKIGEYVGGLASQLDFTPVKNKIVAAKDEMSAAVSAWFDTLPERIGYSVGYSLTWLSELPGRGAAYFGQLVDDADAYVSALPGRLAAWWTQTYSDASTWAAQTVNDTAAWFSSLPGRAETAWQGLYQTVDTWASNTYNSVVNWFSNIPSAIGGYFDQAISNVSAKAGNLWNRMTSGFSAGQSAAMPGHADGGIFSTPHVALFAEEGAEAVIPLNPSRRARALELWMQTGEALGITQYATGGMTGGLMDALVIAQDAIGGMNGTATAAPYGFPPAPQATTGDVTVENVNIINEADEEAMALKIGRMILAAAKQKAENTAS, from the coding sequence ATGGCTGCTGAAGGACGTTTTTACCGGCTGAGTATTCTAGTTGACCTCCAGGACCGCATGCAAAGCGCCATGGAAAAAGTCACTGGGACGGCGGAACGGTTTGAACAGAGGCTGAAAAACACCGCCCGCGCCGCCCAAATGCTGGACAGGCAAAAGATTGCCCCGGTATTGGAAGGCCGGGACCGGCTGACCACTAGGCTGAAAACGGTCGCCTCATCCCTGCGCAGTCTGACAACAACAGCCTGGACGGTCACGCTGCGGGCCAAAGATGAAGTTTCCCGGATAACCAATAAAATCGGCAGCGCTTTAAGCAGCCCGCTGGGAATGTTGGGTATGGGAGCCGCGACGGTGGGCGCTGGCGGCCTGATGCTAAACAGCGCCGATAAGGCCATGGATTTTGAAGCCCAACTGTCTAGTATCAAGGCGCTGACCGGCGCAACCAGCGAAGAAATGGAGCGCCTACGGGCGCTTTCCCTAAAACTGGGCGCTGACACCAAATACAGTGCATTAGAGGCGGCGCAGGGTTTTGAAGAGCTTTTAAAGGCGGGTTTAAGCGTCGGACAGGTGGAAAACGGCGGCGCAGAAGCGGCTTTAAATCTGGCTACAGCGGGCGCGCTAGACTTGGCGGAAGCGGCGGAAATCATGTCTACAGCCATGAATGCCTATAAATCCGACAACTTGAGCGCGGCCCAGGCGGCCAATATTCTGGCCGGTACAGCCAACGCCAGCGCCACGGGCGTGTCCGAACTGAAATTCTCGCTGGCTGCCGTGTCGGCGGTCGCCAGCGGCGTCGGCATGAGCTTCCAAGATGTCAACGTGGCCCTGGGCCTCTTCGCTAACAACGGCCTGAAAGGTTCTGACGCGGGCACATCGTTGAAAACCATGTTAATGAACCTCATTCCTGACACGAAAAAGGCGATAACGGAATTTGAACGCCTGGGCCTGATGACAGAACAAGGGACAAGCGCCTTTTTCAATCAGGAAGGGCATTTGAAGTCACTGTCGGAAATCTCCGAGCTATTGCAAAAGTCCATGGCGGGCATGACCGACGAAGAACGGCTGCTGTCCATGCAGACCATGTTTGGTTCTGATGCCATCCGGGCCGCGAACATCCTGTATAAAGAAGGCGCGGACGGCGTTAGAAAGTTCACCGATGAAATGCTGAAAGTGACGGCGCTAGACGTAGCGCGGGAGAAAATGAATAATGCCAAAGGTGCCATTGAGCAGCTGGCCGGGTCGTTTGAGACCGCGCAAATTCGCGTCATGACCCCGTTTCTCCCGCTTGTCACCAGAATTGCCAACGGTATCGGCGATTCGATCGACAGCGCGACGGACGCCCTTGTGTCCCGCGCCGAGGAAGTGGCGGGCCAGATCGGCGGCTTCCTGGATGAACTGGCCAGTGATGAAAAATTCCAGGCCATGGACTGGGGCGACAAAATTGTCTATGTCCTGGACCGCATGATCGCCGCCGTAGATACGTGGTCAAGCGGCCCAGGCGGTGAACAGCTGGGCAAGGTAATGACCAAGCTGGCGGAAATCGGCATGCGCTCCTGGATGGCCGCCCTGGGCGGCATGATGAAAGGTTCTTTGAATTCGCTTTTAAGCGGCAATATTACGGGCGCGGTCGGCCTGGCCCTGGGTGCCAATTTCCTGGGCGCTGGGTCGCTTATCAAAGGCGGCTATGGACTGGCCAAGGGCATGCTGGGACGTGGAACGGCAGCCGGTGAAGCGGCGGCCACTACGACCAGCGGCGGTCTCTGGTCCAGGATGAAGGACGTTTGGTCCACCGGCAAGCAATTGACCGGCATTGACCGGGCCTATGCGGGTTATCGTACTTCCGGGATCTTCGGCGGTGCTGCCGAAGCAGCCAGCCCCGGACTTTTAGGCCGGGCGTCCGCACAGGGATGGAACCTGCTGGGAGGCGCAATGCGCCTGGCAAAAACGCCCCTGGGCGGCTTCCTTACCAAGGCCGCCGTGCCGCTTGGCATGGCCCTGGATGCGCTGGGGGTTGCCCAGTCGGACAACAAGGTCCAGGCGGCTGGCGGAATGGCCGGACGCTGGGCTGGGGCTTTCGCGGGCGGAAAAGCGGGCGCTGCCGGAGGCGCTGCCCTTGGCACCTTGATTGCGCCGGGCATCGGCACGGCGGCGGGTGGCATACTGGGCGGTATCGGCGGCAGCGTCGCCGGATTCTTCGCCGGTGGCAAGATCGGCGAATATGTGGGAGGTTTGGCGTCACAGCTGGACTTCACGCCGGTGAAAAACAAAATTGTGGCCGCGAAAGACGAAATGTCCGCAGCAGTCAGCGCTTGGTTCGACACCTTACCGGAGCGCATTGGTTATTCGGTCGGTTACTCCCTTACCTGGCTGTCAGAACTTCCTGGCAGGGGCGCTGCCTACTTCGGGCAGCTGGTGGATGATGCAGACGCCTATGTCAGCGCCTTGCCCGGCAGGCTGGCGGCCTGGTGGACGCAAACCTACAGCGACGCTTCCACCTGGGCGGCCCAAACCGTCAACGACACGGCGGCCTGGTTCTCTTCCCTGCCCGGCAGGGCGGAAACAGCCTGGCAAGGGCTTTACCAGACCGTGGACACCTGGGCGTCAAATACCTACAATTCCGTGGTTAACTGGTTTTCGAATATACCATCCGCTATTGGCGGGTATTTTGACCAGGCTATCAGCAATGTGTCGGCAAAGGCAGGCAATCTTTGGAACCGCATGACTTCCGGATTTTCTGCCGGACAGTCGGCAGCCATGCCGGGGCACGCCGATGGCGGCATCTTTAGCACTCCGCACGTCGCGCTGTTCGCGGAGGAAGGCGCGGAAGCGGTCATTCCGCTGAACCCCAGCCGCCGCGCCAGGGCATTGGAACTTTGGATGCAGACCGGCGAAGCCCTGGGCATTACTCAATACGCGACCGGCGGCATGACCGGCGGCCTAATGGACGCCCTGGTCATCGCCCAGGATGCCATCGGCGGAATGAACGGAACGGCCACGGCGGCCCCTTACGGTTTCCCGCCAGCGCCGCAGGCAACGACCGGCGACGTGACGGTGGAAAATGTAAATATCATCAATGAAGCTGACGAAGAGGCCATGGCCTTGAAAATCGGGCGCATGATCCTGGCTGCAGCCAAACAAAAAGCGGAAAATACCGCCAGTTAG
- a CDS encoding LysM peptidoglycan-binding domain-containing protein, with translation MFTVDDFKSSLTDRLITGKSMQGNLFKQVAGDLAKQALGIASQPVYENQTQIYFTDPQTQESLQIPVLPPKITIKWERQTETVNILNLGEVDFTTGKKLQEISFSSFFPIEYTPTYCRYADIPDPATAYMTLDGWCAAQNTDYVPDRPVRLMITGTSLNINMLVLISNLETEDRGGEPGDIYYSLSCREWREIKVRTEAEQYARNNRPNPKPKPKIVQQKIKSGDTVQEFLYKIAKQHYGNGQDWNKVYNMNKAKLQGNLTKKAIDLVL, from the coding sequence ATGTTTACTGTGGATGACTTCAAAAGCTCCCTTACCGACCGTTTAATAACGGGAAAATCTATGCAAGGCAATCTGTTTAAACAGGTTGCCGGAGACCTGGCCAAACAGGCGCTGGGCATTGCGTCACAGCCTGTTTACGAAAATCAAACGCAAATTTATTTCACTGACCCGCAAACCCAGGAAAGCCTGCAAATACCAGTGCTGCCGCCGAAAATCACCATCAAATGGGAGCGCCAGACGGAAACGGTCAACATCCTGAATTTAGGCGAAGTGGACTTCACAACCGGCAAGAAACTGCAGGAGATATCATTCAGCAGCTTTTTCCCTATCGAATACACCCCGACCTATTGCCGGTATGCTGATATTCCCGACCCGGCCACCGCGTACATGACCCTTGACGGCTGGTGCGCCGCCCAAAATACGGACTATGTCCCCGACAGGCCCGTGCGCCTGATGATTACAGGAACATCCTTGAACATCAATATGCTGGTGCTTATCTCCAACCTGGAAACCGAGGACCGGGGCGGCGAACCTGGCGACATCTATTATTCCCTTTCCTGCCGCGAGTGGCGCGAAATAAAAGTCAGAACCGAGGCCGAGCAGTACGCCAGAAACAACCGCCCCAACCCAAAACCCAAACCCAAAATAGTGCAGCAAAAGATTAAATCCGGCGACACGGTGCAAGAATTCCTGTACAAAATTGCAAAGCAGCATTATGGCAACGGCCAGGACTGGAATAAGGTTTACAACATGAATAAAGCAAAGCTGCAGGGAAACCTGACGAAAAAAGCGATTGATTTGGTGCTTTGA
- a CDS encoding XkdQ/YqbQ family protein, producing MISYDVVLQGKHFLRETIEKLTLEDRLDEIACRATMDLAVPGDQFTGLPVIQPGHTMEIIGVPFGDTQIKQVFNAGPVWDVEIDNQRRRRWNITMYDNSIYMANSEDEYYFAEGTTATHRIKQIAAEWNIPIYNLPETGQPLAKAMHRPKNLWSIIWEALQETAEKSGKLYRLRMMPGTITTTPTYKFKPGGLELVELGSNDPVWVFELQSNLKHVTQRQTLDGAVTKVKIMGNASKGKRSPVVGTVTGQTELGTLQQVLSEHKTTDTATALKVANNMLAGVQETVSVTGIDINTIRAGDRVHLEGWPELLAISVKHDLGTPGSMSMRLATREHIRRRYYARRSL from the coding sequence ATGATTAGCTATGACGTTGTTTTGCAGGGAAAGCACTTTTTGCGGGAAACGATCGAAAAACTCACGCTGGAAGACCGGCTGGACGAAATCGCCTGCCGGGCCACGATGGACCTGGCAGTGCCTGGCGACCAATTCACCGGGCTGCCGGTCATCCAGCCGGGGCATACCATGGAAATCATCGGCGTGCCGTTTGGCGACACACAAATCAAGCAGGTTTTCAACGCTGGCCCGGTTTGGGATGTGGAAATCGACAACCAGCGGCGGCGGCGCTGGAATATCACCATGTACGACAACAGCATTTACATGGCGAATTCCGAGGATGAATACTACTTTGCGGAAGGCACCACGGCGACCCATCGAATCAAGCAGATTGCCGCCGAATGGAATATTCCGATTTACAACCTGCCGGAAACCGGCCAGCCCTTGGCCAAGGCCATGCACCGCCCCAAAAACCTCTGGTCAATTATTTGGGAGGCGCTGCAGGAAACGGCTGAAAAAAGCGGCAAACTGTACCGGCTGCGCATGATGCCGGGCACCATCACAACAACTCCGACCTATAAATTCAAGCCCGGTGGCCTTGAACTGGTGGAACTGGGAAGCAATGACCCGGTTTGGGTGTTTGAACTTCAATCAAACCTGAAACACGTCACACAGCGCCAGACGCTGGACGGCGCGGTCACAAAGGTGAAGATAATGGGCAACGCTTCCAAAGGAAAAAGAAGCCCGGTCGTGGGCACTGTGACCGGGCAGACGGAACTGGGGACACTGCAGCAAGTGCTTTCAGAACACAAAACCACCGATACGGCAACGGCCTTGAAAGTCGCTAACAACATGCTGGCGGGCGTCCAGGAAACGGTGAGCGTAACGGGAATAGACATCAACACCATTCGCGCCGGGGACCGTGTCCACCTGGAAGGCTGGCCGGAATTGCTGGCCATCAGCGTAAAGCACGACCTGGGCACGCCGGGCAGCATGTCGATGCGGCTGGCCACGCGCGAACATATCCGGAGGCGGTATTATGCCAGACGATCCCTTTAG
- a CDS encoding DUF2634 domain-containing protein: MANLFPATALPDPQTQETTTQEIVFGRNVELDYTQEEFVLSPTGRQYKLDETNSWVEWCVKALATPRYKHLIYSDNYGSEFETLIGKSYSHEAAESEIRRMAKECLLADSRTANVDNFQFEWIEDGVIFVCRIVNVRGESRNIGGKVVL; encoded by the coding sequence ATGGCAAACTTATTTCCGGCCACCGCACTGCCTGACCCGCAAACCCAGGAAACCACAACCCAGGAAATCGTATTTGGCCGCAACGTGGAACTGGATTATACGCAAGAGGAATTCGTCCTCTCCCCTACTGGTCGGCAGTACAAGCTGGACGAAACGAATTCATGGGTTGAATGGTGCGTCAAGGCCCTGGCTACCCCGCGATATAAGCACCTGATTTATAGCGACAACTACGGCAGCGAGTTTGAAACCTTGATAGGCAAAAGTTATTCGCACGAAGCGGCGGAAAGCGAGATTCGGCGCATGGCCAAGGAATGCTTGCTGGCCGATAGCCGCACGGCGAACGTGGACAATTTTCAGTTTGAATGGATAGAGGACGGCGTGATTTTCGTCTGCCGGATCGTGAACGTCCGGGGAGAATCAAGGAATATAGGCGGAAAGGTGGTGTTATAG
- a CDS encoding baseplate J/gp47 family protein encodes MEIPVYLDSTQNTEEAIRQRMLDRVDDDIDKTEGSYVWDGLAPVAMELVFVSLLAQYVLNMGFAQTSADDYLTMRAAEHGVIIRPAVKATGKVLFTGTPGSTVPEGLLLSTEGAETEDSSSLQFVTTQNITLDETGHGEAAIEAVEAGAQGNIPAGRIVLMLADRRNVQAVTNPEPTTGGLDVEDPEILRARYLEKVRHPGTSGNIDDYKQWAKEVPGVTDVHVIPLWNGPGTVKLIVLGPNKLPPDAALVAAVQEYIAPTNGGERKAPIGATVAVDAAESLPIQIDATVLMDASANISLAEINENFTADLTEYLATMAFQADVIRYARIGSLLIEQTGVVDYIDLTINGGTGNIPVANNQVAVVGAVEIHV; translated from the coding sequence ATGGAAATTCCCGTGTATTTGGACAGTACGCAAAATACCGAAGAAGCAATCCGGCAAAGAATGCTGGACCGCGTGGACGACGACATTGACAAAACCGAAGGAAGCTATGTGTGGGACGGCCTTGCGCCGGTGGCCATGGAACTGGTTTTCGTGTCTCTCCTGGCCCAGTACGTTCTGAACATGGGTTTTGCGCAAACATCCGCCGACGACTATTTGACCATGCGGGCTGCGGAACATGGCGTCATCATCCGGCCCGCCGTAAAGGCCACGGGAAAAGTTTTATTCACCGGGACGCCAGGCAGCACGGTGCCGGAAGGCTTGCTGCTTTCCACGGAGGGCGCGGAAACCGAAGATTCTTCCTCTCTCCAGTTCGTAACTACGCAAAACATAACGCTGGACGAAACCGGGCACGGCGAAGCCGCTATCGAGGCGGTGGAGGCCGGAGCGCAGGGGAACATCCCTGCCGGGCGCATTGTGCTGATGCTGGCCGACCGGCGCAACGTACAGGCTGTTACCAACCCGGAGCCGACGACAGGCGGCCTTGACGTTGAAGACCCTGAAATCTTGCGGGCCAGATATTTGGAAAAGGTCCGCCATCCCGGCACCAGCGGGAACATTGACGATTATAAACAATGGGCCAAGGAAGTCCCAGGGGTCACGGATGTGCATGTCATCCCCCTTTGGAACGGTCCTGGCACGGTAAAACTTATCGTTCTTGGCCCCAACAAACTGCCGCCGGACGCTGCTCTGGTGGCCGCAGTCCAGGAATACATCGCCCCTACCAATGGGGGCGAACGCAAAGCGCCGATCGGCGCGACTGTGGCGGTTGACGCAGCCGAATCGCTGCCGATCCAAATTGACGCCACGGTGCTGATGGACGCTTCCGCCAACATATCACTGGCGGAAATCAACGAAAACTTTACGGCTGACCTGACGGAATACCTGGCGACCATGGCCTTTCAGGCGGATGTCATCCGATACGCCCGCATAGGGTCGCTGCTGATTGAACAGACCGGCGTCGTGGACTATATTGATTTAACCATCAACGGCGGAACCGGGAATATTCCGGTAGCAAACAATCAGGTCGCGGTCGTCGGAGCCGTGGAAATCCATGTATAG
- a CDS encoding putative phage tail protein gives MYSVRGKAMFAYLSWYYGNSRIMQSVQDSQGIEIDDARTALEEILKQFYADTADWAIERWEKELAVTPPENADIALRRALVKAKLLRPAIMTPAQIQAIVNQFVLGQTAKIIEIPQTYTFRIDIPLGDLLWGVEMRQALEAAKPAHLGYAIRYTVFSGLDDVAAMDEDFTAQMALLLKDYYPWPGLRLDGSWSLHDVSKLDGTWPLDAARHLDHRLPVPPGVRLNSKADVLGPLLIRTSSFHEKPEAKRLLDGRWTLDGQHVLGDNPAPIDASGDLVIRRYRRLDGKWNLDGGDKNLLNGSFPLDGRAGLDGGGIRLGITQYADSIDGKLRLQRVEKFSPAADRHPVFQEEMNVTDQGMVLHRKVSFTEEATGKPALNGEYLLNGAIALGDNLLPHEFDGALQIIHAKRLDGTWPLDGGVTVRLDGTWILNGDKLLYGGGTRLEIARRIEKL, from the coding sequence ATGTATAGCGTTCGCGGCAAGGCAATGTTTGCATATCTATCCTGGTACTACGGAAACAGCCGGATCATGCAGTCCGTGCAGGATTCCCAGGGTATCGAGATAGACGACGCAAGAACGGCCCTTGAAGAGATTCTAAAACAGTTTTATGCCGACACGGCTGACTGGGCGATCGAACGCTGGGAAAAAGAACTGGCTGTGACGCCACCGGAAAATGCGGACATTGCGCTGCGGCGCGCGCTTGTCAAAGCCAAATTGCTGCGCCCGGCCATCATGACGCCCGCGCAAATACAGGCTATCGTGAACCAGTTCGTACTTGGACAAACGGCCAAGATTATTGAAATACCGCAGACCTACACTTTCCGGATTGACATTCCCCTGGGTGACTTGCTTTGGGGCGTGGAAATGCGCCAGGCGCTGGAAGCGGCCAAACCGGCGCACCTTGGATATGCCATACGCTACACGGTATTTTCGGGCCTGGACGATGTGGCGGCCATGGACGAAGACTTCACGGCGCAGATGGCCCTTTTACTAAAAGATTATTACCCCTGGCCAGGGCTGCGGCTGGACGGCAGCTGGTCCCTGCATGACGTTTCCAAACTGGACGGAACCTGGCCGCTGGATGCCGCCAGACACCTGGACCACCGCTTGCCGGTGCCGCCAGGCGTGCGGCTTAACTCCAAAGCGGACGTGCTTGGCCCGCTCCTGATCCGGACTTCCAGCTTTCATGAAAAACCGGAAGCCAAGCGCCTTCTGGACGGGCGCTGGACGCTGGACGGGCAGCACGTCCTGGGTGACAATCCCGCGCCGATCGACGCCAGCGGGGATTTGGTTATCCGCCGGTATCGCCGGTTAGACGGCAAATGGAACCTGGACGGTGGAGATAAAAACCTTTTGAACGGGTCGTTTCCGCTGGACGGGCGCGCCGGTCTTGACGGCGGCGGCATCCGGCTGGGAATTACTCAATACGCCGATAGCATTGACGGCAAGCTGCGCCTGCAGCGCGTCGAAAAATTCAGCCCCGCAGCTGACAGGCACCCTGTTTTCCAGGAAGAAATGAACGTCACAGATCAAGGAATGGTCCTTCACCGGAAGGTTTCATTCACGGAAGAAGCGACCGGCAAGCCAGCTTTGAACGGTGAATATCTCCTGAACGGAGCGATCGCCCTGGGCGACAACTTGCTGCCGCATGAATTTGACGGCGCGCTGCAGATCATCCACGCAAAGCGTTTAGACGGCACCTGGCCGCTGGATGGCGGCGTGACGGTCCGGCTGGACGGAACCTGGATTCTAAACGGCGATAAACTTCTATATGGAGGGGGAACACGACTTGAAATTGCAAGACGAATTGAAAAATTGTAA